One window of the Caldisericota bacterium genome contains the following:
- a CDS encoding (Fe-S)-binding protein, which produces MKKQLNRLIECSMCPNMCKFSCPVYLATGNEAFTPQKKARLILYSKKDLLEDKDGFFDTIFQCALCGSCVVNCQYVDFDIRDFIANERNIAFEKGFVPSLVGEVLENFNRFGNPSGERETIDKGEGEIGFFVSCNTFKDKNILSATEKILNQAHVDVKEFGGGDICCGAPLFFAGDMDGFKEKAEQMEKLIKEKGVKRIITNCPTCIKIMKKHYAEVGVDIGVDIVHVLTFTKELIDDGKLSLKKVENKSITYHDPCILAKDLDILETPRAILKNIGYSLLEPAYTEKDAHCCGGKTKVGDGNTRDAISSMRENELKATKAPEYVSACPTCKDVLKSLQMKDIVEIIGDALE; this is translated from the coding sequence ATGAAGAAGCAGTTAAATAGATTAATAGAGTGTTCAATGTGTCCAAATATGTGCAAATTTAGTTGCCCTGTTTACCTTGCAACAGGTAATGAAGCATTTACTCCACAGAAAAAGGCGCGCCTTATACTTTACAGCAAGAAAGATTTACTTGAGGACAAAGATGGATTTTTTGATACTATATTCCAGTGTGCTCTTTGTGGAAGTTGTGTTGTAAATTGCCAATATGTCGACTTTGACATAAGAGATTTCATTGCAAATGAGCGTAACATTGCATTTGAAAAAGGTTTCGTGCCTTCTCTTGTAGGGGAGGTGCTTGAGAATTTTAACAGGTTTGGCAATCCAAGCGGTGAAAGGGAAACGATCGATAAGGGGGAAGGAGAGATAGGGTTTTTTGTCTCCTGTAATACTTTTAAGGATAAGAATATTCTTTCTGCAACTGAGAAAATTCTAAATCAAGCGCACGTAGATGTAAAGGAGTTTGGTGGTGGCGATATTTGTTGCGGTGCGCCACTCTTTTTTGCGGGAGATATGGATGGATTTAAGGAAAAAGCAGAGCAAATGGAAAAACTCATTAAAGAAAAAGGAGTTAAACGGATCATAACAAACTGTCCGACATGTATTAAAATAATGAAAAAACATTATGCAGAAGTTGGAGTAGATATAGGTGTTGACATTGTGCATGTTTTAACGTTTACCAAAGAGCTTATTGATGACGGCAAGCTATCGCTTAAAAAAGTTGAAAATAAATCCATTACATATCATGATCCATGTATTCTTGCAAAAGACCTTGATATATTAGAAACGCCGAGAGCAATTTTAAAAAATATCGGATACTCTTTACTTGAACCAGCTTATACTGAAAAGGATGCACATTGTTGTGGTGGAAAAACAAAAGTCGGCGATGGAAATACGCGTGATGCAATAAGCAGTATGAGAGAAAATGAGCTTAAAGCAACAAAAGCACCAGAGTATGTTTCTGCTTGTCCTACCTGTAAAGATGTATTAAAGTCTCTTCAAATGAAGGATATCGTAGAAATTATAGGAGATGCACTTGAATAA
- a CDS encoding FAD-binding oxidoreductase, producing MNVKSFLSKGKDIPYEFIEEVKRIVGEKYVSEKERDLISYSVDYWLYGVYKTQFGEIPVIPSAVVSPKNTEEVQKVVRLANKYHVQITPFGGGSGVLGAAIPFNGSIILNTQRMNKFISLDEVSQVAVFESGIIGTNLEKELNYKGYSLGNIPQSIPCSTVGGWVSTRAAGQFSTKYGKIEDMLLGLTAVLPDGEILRIKPVSRKSTGPSLKHIFLGSEGTIGIITEVYLSVHKTPEKVVKNSFAFDSVETALDMVREVVQTDAKPAVVRIFDKDETERYFGVVSKRDTYRQAFGIASKILKGKVSPKVLSILNESKNKISFEGMEKLAGKVAVIFISEGDEDFVFLEDRVIKKKAEEYNGISIGAKPVDIWLSKRFDVHLGPTILRNGGIVDTIEVVSLFTDAPALYNDIIVSMSNVKGAVSVSGHYSHFYPESACLYITFAGFPKDQLKYYEDTWTAAMETTLRHNGSISHHHGIGFLRKPFMQKELGIAGEKLMKDVINAVDKNHIFNPGKLVEGKDEEAVK from the coding sequence TTGAATGTAAAGAGTTTTTTATCAAAAGGTAAAGACATTCCTTATGAATTTATTGAAGAAGTGAAGCGTATTGTAGGTGAAAAATATGTCTCAGAAAAAGAAAGAGACCTTATCTCATACAGCGTGGATTATTGGCTTTACGGTGTTTATAAAACTCAGTTTGGTGAAATTCCTGTCATTCCATCCGCTGTGGTTTCCCCGAAAAATACAGAAGAGGTTCAAAAAGTTGTAAGACTTGCAAATAAATATCACGTGCAGATTACTCCATTTGGTGGAGGTTCAGGTGTACTTGGTGCGGCAATTCCGTTTAATGGAAGTATTATATTAAACACGCAGCGGATGAATAAATTTATTTCTCTTGACGAAGTTTCACAGGTTGCTGTATTTGAATCTGGAATCATCGGTACAAATTTAGAGAAAGAATTGAATTATAAGGGTTATTCATTGGGGAACATTCCACAATCCATTCCTTGTTCTACTGTTGGAGGTTGGGTCTCAACGCGTGCTGCTGGGCAGTTTTCTACAAAATACGGAAAGATTGAAGATATGTTGCTGGGACTTACAGCAGTATTGCCTGACGGGGAGATTCTTCGCATAAAGCCAGTATCAAGAAAATCTACAGGACCTTCTCTAAAACATATTTTTCTTGGTTCTGAAGGTACAATAGGGATTATTACGGAGGTATATCTTTCTGTGCATAAAACACCAGAGAAAGTTGTTAAAAACAGTTTTGCATTTGATTCTGTTGAAACAGCACTTGATATGGTAAGAGAAGTTGTTCAGACAGATGCAAAGCCTGCTGTGGTAAGGATTTTTGATAAGGACGAAACTGAACGTTACTTTGGCGTTGTGTCTAAGCGCGACACATATCGACAAGCTTTTGGTATTGCAAGCAAAATTCTAAAAGGAAAAGTTTCTCCAAAAGTTTTAAGCATATTAAATGAATCAAAGAATAAAATAAGTTTTGAGGGAATGGAAAAACTTGCGGGCAAAGTCGCAGTAATTTTTATTTCCGAAGGGGATGAGGATTTTGTATTCCTGGAAGATAGAGTAATTAAAAAAAAGGCAGAAGAGTATAATGGTATTTCTATCGGCGCAAAACCAGTTGACATATGGCTTAGTAAACGGTTTGATGTGCATCTGGGCCCCACAATATTACGAAACGGAGGGATTGTGGATACAATTGAAGTAGTGTCTTTATTTACGGATGCTCCCGCACTCTATAATGATATCATTGTGTCTATGTCAAACGTAAAAGGAGCAGTGTCCGTTTCTGGACATTATTCGCACTTTTATCCTGAATCAGCTTGTTTGTATATTACATTTGCAGGGTTTCCAAAAGACCAGTTAAAATATTATGAGGATACGTGGACAGCCGCGATGGAAACGACTCTACGCCATAATGGCTCTATAAGCCATCATCACGGAATAGGCTTTTTGCGGAAGCCATTTATGCAAAAGGAGCTTGGAATTGCAGGCGAAAAATTAATGAAAGATGTGATAAATGCAGTAGATAAAAATCATATTTTTAATCCTGGAAAACTTGTGGAGGGAAAAGATGAAGAAGCAGTTAAATAG
- a CDS encoding GntR family transcriptional regulator yields MKDGIPLYIKLRNELVRRIEEGKYNLDTLLPSERNLRNEFKVGRETARRAVIELERLGYIHKKQGVGAFVVRKYPMDPIEPMASFTVELEARGVRPGDKLINKKILNHPPKVAIETLKAEKVLYTRRIRFTDEQSFAIEDSYFPVDLFDCLNKYNFKGSYYQIIVHKCKIPVTRINQGISSRISTKEEMKLLLLKKETPMLSINRTWFNYNKPIYYLIFSARADLYSFKSEVRI; encoded by the coding sequence ATGAAAGATGGAATACCACTTTATATTAAGTTGCGAAACGAGCTTGTGAGAAGAATAGAAGAAGGAAAATACAATTTAGACACTCTTCTTCCTTCCGAACGAAATCTAAGAAATGAATTTAAAGTTGGTAGAGAAACGGCAAGAAGAGCAGTGATAGAACTTGAACGGCTTGGATATATACATAAAAAGCAAGGAGTGGGAGCATTTGTTGTACGGAAATATCCCATGGATCCAATAGAGCCTATGGCGAGCTTTACTGTAGAGCTTGAAGCAAGAGGAGTAAGACCAGGAGACAAACTTATCAACAAAAAGATTCTAAACCACCCGCCAAAGGTAGCGATAGAAACACTGAAAGCAGAAAAGGTTCTATACACAAGAAGAATACGTTTTACTGATGAACAATCTTTTGCAATCGAAGATTCTTATTTTCCAGTTGATTTGTTTGATTGTTTAAACAAATATAATTTTAAAGGTTCTTATTACCAGATTATTGTGCATAAATGTAAGATTCCGGTGACACGGATTAATCAAGGAATTTCTTCGAGAATCTCCACAAAAGAAGAGATGAAGCTTCTTTTGCTAAAAAAAGAAACACCAATGCTCAGTATTAACCGTACATGGTTTAACTACAATAAACCAATTTATTACCTTATTTTTAGTGCAAGGGCTGATTTATATTCATTTAAAAGTGAGGTGAGGATTTGA
- a CDS encoding ABC transporter permease: MNNFFTSSFLVGFFASTIRMATPLILATLGEAFSERSGILNLGIEGIMIFGALAGFVTTYFTHSLWLGVFAATLSGLLFGLLMAFLTVTLGLNQHVSGLGITIFASGLAYYVYRAIIGSPTIPPTITAFDTLKIPGLWKIPFLGPILFNQYALTYIAVILVIVSGYIFFKTSFGLSLRSVGENPEAADAVGVDVYKMRYIALMVGGSLMGMSGAFFTLAQFNMFIFDIVAGRGWVAIALVIFANWIPSRIFWGALLFGGVDALGLRLQGTAINIPFQYFLMMPYILTIVVLIFTARNASYPSALLKPYRRE, encoded by the coding sequence ATGAACAATTTCTTTACATCATCGTTTCTGGTAGGATTTTTTGCATCTACGATAAGAATGGCAACCCCTTTAATACTTGCAACGCTAGGAGAAGCTTTTTCTGAGCGTTCCGGGATCCTTAATCTTGGAATTGAAGGTATCATGATATTCGGTGCATTAGCAGGTTTTGTTACTACTTATTTTACCCACAGTTTATGGCTTGGTGTATTCGCTGCAACACTTTCTGGGCTTTTATTTGGATTGCTTATGGCGTTCCTTACCGTAACATTAGGGTTGAACCAGCATGTTTCTGGGTTAGGTATTACAATTTTTGCAAGCGGTCTTGCTTATTATGTGTACAGGGCAATAATTGGTTCTCCAACAATTCCTCCAACTATCACAGCATTTGATACTTTGAAAATCCCTGGGTTATGGAAAATACCATTTTTAGGTCCTATCTTATTTAACCAGTATGCTTTAACGTATATTGCCGTTATACTTGTTATTGTGTCCGGATATATTTTCTTTAAAACTTCATTTGGTTTGTCTTTGCGATCCGTGGGCGAGAATCCAGAAGCTGCAGATGCAGTTGGAGTAGATGTATATAAAATGCGTTATATTGCTCTTATGGTAGGAGGGTCGTTGATGGGTATGAGTGGTGCATTCTTTACTCTTGCACAATTTAATATGTTTATATTTGATATTGTTGCGGGAAGAGGATGGGTTGCTATAGCATTAGTTATCTTTGCTAACTGGATCCCTTCAAGAATATTTTGGGGAGCACTTCTATTTGGTGGCGTCGATGCGCTGGGATTGAGATTACAGGGAACTGCCATAAATATTCCTTTCCAGTACTTCTTAATGATGCCATATATCCTTACAATTGTAGTGCTTATCTTTACAGCAAGGAACGCATCATATCCTTCTGCACTTCTCAAACCGTACAGAAGAGAATAA